In a single window of the Spartinivicinus poritis genome:
- the vapC gene encoding type II toxin-antitoxin system tRNA(fMet)-specific endonuclease VapC translates to MKYMLDTNICIYLMKKHPKEVVARFADCYYGDVVISSITLGELEYGVEVSAEKEKNAQALKLLLEDIPVMPFEDKAAQSYGVLRAGAPKRKGDALDKLIAAHAKSLEVVLVTNNVKDFQKYPGITIENWVNNH, encoded by the coding sequence ATGAAGTACATGCTAGACACAAATATCTGTATTTACTTAATGAAAAAGCACCCTAAAGAAGTCGTAGCTCGCTTTGCTGACTGCTATTACGGTGATGTTGTCATTTCTTCTATTACACTGGGTGAGCTTGAGTACGGTGTTGAAGTTAGTGCTGAAAAAGAAAAAAATGCTCAAGCACTCAAATTATTGCTAGAAGATATACCCGTAATGCCGTTTGAAGATAAAGCAGCTCAATCTTATGGTGTTTTACGTGCAGGGGCCCCTAAGCGTAAAGGTGATGCTTTAGATAAGCTTATAGCAGCTCATGCTAAATCATTGGAGGTAGTCTTAGTTACCAATAATGTAAAGGACTTTCAAAAATACCCAGGCATTACAATTGAGAACTGGGTAAACAACCATTAA
- a CDS encoding antitoxin, translating to MSLTKVFKSGNSQAVRIPAELQYDRLDMDYEIERVGDELRIRPARRRLTNLMEKFQGFSDDFMTQGRGDELDEPERDML from the coding sequence ATGTCATTAACCAAGGTTTTCAAAAGTGGTAACTCACAGGCTGTGAGGATTCCAGCTGAGTTACAATACGACCGGCTAGATATGGATTACGAAATTGAGCGGGTAGGCGATGAGCTACGGATACGCCCAGCCAGGAGACGTTTAACGAATCTCATGGAGAAGTTCCAAGGTTTCTCAGATGACTTCATGACACAAGGTAGAGGAGATGAATTAGACGAGCCAGAAAGGGATATGCTGTAA